One Fusobacterium ulcerans DNA segment encodes these proteins:
- a CDS encoding adhesion protein FadA, translated as MKKILIGCILAVSAVSYSATDVMSTLEQLELNLQQLEAEERAMYNQRKAEAEEAERTLAAQRKMYEEISEKEKRISSVKDNKFYKAQYQELGKKYAEAKKELETDMRKQEEIISIFEAIK; from the coding sequence ATGAAAAAAATATTGATAGGATGTATTTTAGCAGTATCAGCAGTATCGTATTCAGCAACAGATGTAATGTCAACATTGGAGCAACTTGAACTTAATCTTCAACAGTTAGAGGCTGAAGAAAGAGCCATGTATAATCAAAGAAAAGCAGAGGCTGAAGAAGCAGAAAGAACTTTGGCAGCTCAAAGAAAGATGTATGAAGAAATATCAGAAAAAGAAAAAAGAATATCAAGTGTAAAAGATAATAAATTTTATAAAGCCCAATATCAAGAATTAGGAAAAAAATATGCTGAGGCTAAAAAAGAACTGGAAACAGATATGAGAAAGCAGGAAGAAATAATAAGTATATTTGAAGCAATAAAATAA